A region of Pleionea litopenaei DNA encodes the following proteins:
- a CDS encoding helix-turn-helix domain-containing protein: protein MDITVSIWSLRMNFTLLDDTDVSQAYAAYLRELRKQAKLSRAALAERSCVPAATIKKFELTGQISFRQLLLLWQTLDSLDRLYQLTQLSKERAAIPTSIDEVLKDEF from the coding sequence ATGGATATAACTGTATCCATTTGGTCTTTGCGGATGAATTTTACCTTACTTGATGATACCGATGTAAGCCAAGCTTATGCGGCTTATTTACGTGAGTTACGCAAGCAGGCAAAGCTGTCGCGCGCTGCATTGGCTGAGCGAAGCTGTGTACCTGCGGCCACCATTAAGAAATTTGAGCTGACCGGGCAAATTTCATTTCGTCAATTGCTGTTGCTATGGCAGACACTTGATTCGCTAGATAGGCTTTATCAGCTCACGCAACTTAGCAAAGAACGCGCTGCTATACCCACGAGTATTGATGAGGTGCTAAAAGATGAGTTTTAA
- the gmk gene encoding guanylate kinase — protein MTNSGTLYIVSAPSGAGKTSLLKAMITDTDGVRISVSHTTRQQRAGEVDGQDYHFVAVAEFQQMISDGAFLEYAQVFDNYYGTSRQSVQQQLDEGIDVILEIDWQGARQIRQLMPKARSIFILPPSREALAERLQGRGQDDQSVIERRMAAAKEEMSHFNEYDYLLINDDFDVAKQELAAIFIAERQMMASQTQRHEQLINNLLA, from the coding sequence ATGACTAATTCAGGTACCCTCTATATTGTTTCTGCACCCAGTGGTGCAGGCAAAACCAGTTTGTTAAAGGCGATGATTACCGATACCGATGGCGTGCGCATTTCGGTATCGCACACGACTCGTCAGCAACGAGCGGGCGAAGTAGACGGACAAGATTATCATTTCGTTGCGGTCGCTGAGTTTCAGCAGATGATCAGCGACGGAGCCTTCCTCGAGTACGCCCAAGTGTTCGACAACTACTATGGCACCTCGCGGCAGTCGGTGCAGCAGCAGCTTGATGAAGGCATTGATGTTATTCTCGAAATTGACTGGCAGGGTGCTCGGCAAATCCGTCAGTTGATGCCCAAAGCCCGCAGTATCTTTATTTTACCACCGTCTCGTGAAGCGCTTGCTGAGCGACTGCAGGGGCGTGGGCAAGATGATCAATCGGTGATAGAGCGTCGCATGGCCGCCGCGAAAGAAGAAATGTCACACTTTAACGAGTACGATTATTTGCTCATTAACGATGATTTTGATGTGGCGAAACAAGAGTTGGCTGCAATTTTTATCGCCGAACGGCAAATGATGGCCAGTCAAACGCAACGGCATGAGCAATTAATCAACAATCTTTTGGCGTAG
- the rpoZ gene encoding DNA-directed RNA polymerase subunit omega, translated as MARVTVQDAVDKIGNRFDLVLVSSKRARQLATQGKDPMVDWDNDKPTVVALREIEEGLVNRGNVDRLGQVVEDDMGYAE; from the coding sequence ATGGCACGAGTGACCGTTCAAGATGCAGTCGATAAGATTGGTAACCGATTTGATCTCGTATTGGTGTCGTCTAAGCGCGCCCGTCAATTAGCCACACAGGGCAAAGACCCGATGGTTGATTGGGATAACGACAAGCCTACCGTCGTTGCACTACGTGAAATCGAAGAAGGATTAGTAAACCGCGGCAACGTCGATCGCCTCGGTCAAGTCGTTGAAGACGATATGGGTTACGCTGAATAA
- the spoT gene encoding bifunctional GTP diphosphokinase/guanosine-3',5'-bis pyrophosphate 3'-pyrophosphohydrolase — MYLFAGLKEQLETYLDSEPVAQVQEAYILARDAHQGQLRSSGDPYITHPVAVARILAEYHFDPQTIMAALLHDVIEDCDVSKEQLAEQFGNQVADLVEGVSKLTQIKFRTRAEAQAENFRKMMMAMVQDIRVILIKLADRLHNMRTLGSLRPDKRRRIANETLEIYAPIALRLGMYGIRGELEDLGFAARYPARYRVLKESVKKARGNRKEIVNTIIETIQERLEADVLHARVLGREKDLFSIYRKMKEKRSSFNEVMDVYAFRVICDSEDTCYRILGFLHSLYIPVPGRFKDYIAIPKANGYQSLHTTLKGPHGLHIEVQIRTESMEQMAENGVAAHWLYKSNNDSNPAELKAREWMKSLMELQSRAGDSMEFIENVKIDLFPDEVFVFTPNGSIIVLPHGATPIDFAYAIHTDVGNSCIACKIDRQIMPLSTPLINGSTVEIITAPGAKPNPSWLSFVITGKARANIRHFLKHLRQDEAIELGERLLERALGEHTLKDFSDDTKQKLATNIRHKSFDDVLAEIGLGRLASIVIAHRLMPKQDTESEQDSNDQKPLAIRGTEGLLVSYAKCCHPIPYEPIVAFVSAGRGIIIHRADCKNVAKHQSDDHKYMPVQWEENIAGEFTVELKIVVFNERGVLARVTSVIADAEANIVNIDIDPQDGVTNILNFTMTVRDRLHLANIIRKVRRHKFVNKIMRSK; from the coding sequence TTGTATTTGTTCGCAGGTTTAAAAGAACAGCTGGAAACCTACCTCGATAGCGAGCCAGTCGCGCAGGTGCAAGAAGCCTATATTCTTGCTCGCGACGCTCACCAGGGGCAATTGCGCTCATCTGGCGATCCTTACATTACTCATCCGGTTGCTGTGGCACGAATCTTGGCCGAATATCACTTTGATCCGCAAACCATAATGGCTGCTTTGCTGCACGACGTTATCGAAGATTGCGACGTCTCGAAGGAACAGTTAGCGGAGCAGTTTGGCAATCAAGTAGCCGACTTAGTTGAAGGGGTGAGTAAGCTAACACAAATCAAATTTCGCACTCGTGCCGAAGCGCAAGCGGAAAACTTCCGCAAAATGATGATGGCGATGGTGCAAGATATTCGAGTGATTTTGATCAAACTTGCTGACCGACTCCACAATATGCGCACCCTCGGCTCACTTCGTCCAGACAAACGACGTCGCATAGCCAATGAGACCCTCGAGATCTATGCGCCTATTGCATTGCGATTGGGTATGTACGGTATTCGTGGCGAGCTTGAAGATCTGGGTTTTGCGGCTCGTTACCCGGCGCGTTATCGCGTGTTAAAAGAGTCGGTCAAGAAAGCTCGGGGTAACCGCAAAGAAATCGTTAATACTATAATTGAAACGATACAAGAACGACTCGAGGCCGATGTTTTACACGCCCGCGTACTGGGTCGAGAGAAAGACCTGTTCAGTATTTATCGTAAGATGAAAGAGAAGCGCAGTTCGTTCAATGAAGTCATGGATGTTTACGCGTTTCGAGTGATTTGTGATTCAGAAGATACGTGCTATCGAATTTTAGGCTTCTTGCACAGTTTATACATTCCAGTGCCTGGGCGCTTTAAAGATTACATTGCCATTCCTAAAGCGAATGGCTATCAAAGTTTGCACACAACCTTGAAGGGCCCACACGGGCTGCATATTGAAGTGCAAATTCGCACCGAGTCGATGGAGCAAATGGCCGAAAACGGCGTTGCCGCGCATTGGTTATATAAGTCAAATAACGACTCAAATCCAGCGGAATTAAAAGCTCGCGAATGGATGAAAAGTTTAATGGAGTTACAGAGCCGAGCAGGCGACTCCATGGAGTTTATTGAAAACGTTAAAATTGACTTATTCCCAGATGAAGTCTTTGTCTTCACTCCCAACGGTTCCATTATTGTATTGCCGCATGGCGCCACGCCCATCGACTTTGCCTATGCGATTCATACCGATGTCGGTAATAGTTGTATCGCGTGTAAGATCGATCGGCAAATCATGCCGCTAAGTACTCCGCTAATCAATGGCAGCACCGTTGAAATTATTACCGCCCCCGGAGCGAAACCAAACCCGAGTTGGTTAAGTTTTGTGATTACCGGAAAAGCGCGCGCGAACATTCGTCACTTCTTAAAACATCTTCGTCAAGACGAAGCGATTGAACTGGGTGAGCGACTGCTTGAGCGGGCATTAGGTGAACATACGCTTAAAGATTTTAGTGATGACACTAAACAAAAACTTGCGACCAATATTCGACATAAATCGTTCGATGATGTACTCGCAGAAATTGGCTTAGGCCGATTGGCAAGCATTGTGATTGCGCATCGATTAATGCCAAAACAAGATACTGAGTCAGAACAAGATTCGAATGATCAAAAGCCGTTAGCGATTCGTGGAACCGAAGGCTTATTGGTGAGCTACGCTAAGTGTTGTCATCCCATTCCTTACGAACCTATCGTTGCTTTTGTTTCAGCAGGACGCGGTATTATTATTCATCGCGCTGATTGTAAGAATGTGGCCAAACATCAGTCCGATGATCACAAATACATGCCCGTACAATGGGAAGAGAACATTGCCGGCGAGTTTACCGTTGAACTGAAAATTGTGGTGTTTAACGAGCGTGGAGTGTTGGCACGCGTGACCAGTGTGATTGCTGATGCAGAAGCCAATATAGTAAATATTGATATTGATCCACAAGATGGCGTGACTAATATTTTGAACTTTACCATGACCGTACGCGATCGTTTGCATCTGGCGAATATCATACGAAAAGTTCGACGACATAAATTTGTTAATAAAATAATGCGCAGTAAGTAA
- a CDS encoding RidA family protein — translation MTKEIISTDQAPAAIGTYSQATKVGNTVYFSGQIPLDPVTMELKNASIEEQIHQVFKNLAAVAEAGGGSLNDIVKLNIFLTDLSCFATVNSIMAEYFAEPYPARAALGVKELPKGANVEMDGIMVVG, via the coding sequence ATGACTAAAGAGATTATTTCAACTGATCAAGCACCTGCGGCAATCGGCACCTATTCTCAAGCGACCAAAGTTGGAAATACGGTGTATTTTTCAGGTCAAATTCCTTTGGACCCAGTGACCATGGAACTGAAAAACGCAAGCATTGAAGAGCAGATTCATCAGGTGTTTAAAAACCTTGCTGCTGTTGCAGAAGCGGGTGGCGGAAGTTTGAATGACATTGTTAAGCTCAATATATTTCTAACCGACTTGTCTTGCTTTGCAACCGTTAACAGCATTATGGCTGAGTACTTTGCTGAGCCTTATCCAGCACGTGCAGCGCTTGGAGTAAAAGAGTTACCAAAGGGCGCGAATGTTGAAATGGATGGCATAATGGTCGTTGGTTAA
- the trmH gene encoding tRNA (guanosine(18)-2'-O)-methyltransferase TrmH produces the protein MKENRLARITQLLNDRQPDLTVLMDQVHKPHNLAAVVRTADAVGIGEVHAVKAEGRLNRCSGTAMGSDRWVKTHRYNTFSDAIDAVKGQSMQVLAAHFSDRAVDFRSIDYTKPTCILLGAEKYGVTDEAAAAADEHILIPMLGMVQSLNVSVANAIILYEAQRQRELADMYGKRRIPDDDYKRLCFEWLHPQVMRFCQKHKIRYPEINEFGDIDDPEWQALRKSV, from the coding sequence ATGAAAGAAAATCGTTTGGCACGAATTACGCAATTGCTTAATGATCGACAACCCGATCTAACCGTGTTGATGGATCAAGTGCATAAGCCGCATAATTTGGCCGCGGTGGTGCGCACCGCTGATGCGGTGGGCATTGGAGAAGTTCATGCGGTGAAAGCCGAAGGTCGACTGAATCGATGCAGTGGCACAGCGATGGGCAGTGATCGTTGGGTTAAAACGCACAGATACAATACCTTCAGTGATGCTATTGATGCAGTGAAAGGCCAGTCGATGCAAGTTTTAGCGGCTCATTTTTCAGATCGGGCGGTTGATTTTCGCAGTATTGATTACACCAAGCCGACTTGTATTCTCCTTGGAGCCGAAAAATATGGTGTCACCGATGAAGCTGCCGCAGCCGCTGATGAACACATTTTGATTCCTATGCTCGGAATGGTGCAGTCGTTAAATGTATCTGTGGCAAATGCCATTATTTTATACGAAGCTCAACGGCAACGAGAGCTAGCCGATATGTATGGAAAGCGAAGGATCCCTGACGATGATTATAAGCGCCTATGCTTTGAGTGGTTACACCCTCAAGTCATGCGGTTTTGTCAGAAACATAAAATACGCTATCCCGAGATAAATGAGTTTGGGGATATCGACGATCCTGAATGGCAAGCCTTAAGAAAGTCAGTTTAA
- a CDS encoding DUF418 domain-containing protein, protein MENLTRNHHLDFIRGIAVLGILMMNIQAFSMPLTAYGNPTSYGEFSDTNVLAYLFTHLLFDLKFMSIFSTLFGVGIAIFCERVSQREGSAGRRHYRRMGWLLLFGLIHAYFIWWGDILTAYALAGCLSYLMLKSTQKTLLITAAGLLAFYSAFMLLQGLVIPILPEEEVAKSILPMWQPTAEALAEELNAYQGTWYESFVFRVEQTLTLQPYLIFYLPRIIALNLIGIVLYRSGFFTFEWRKSTYLLWAMGGIVCGSLLTAFGIQQNFAHNFHWSFSMAHGMQFNYWGSLFTAMGYLALFMLISQTSSGLVSRGLQSVGRMAFTNYILQSLLATTLFYGFGFGYFGQVERPELIMITLGIWLVIVIFSVIWLRTFTQGPLELLWRKLTYGVSSKPMNIT, encoded by the coding sequence TTGGAAAATCTAACTCGAAATCATCATCTAGACTTTATCCGTGGCATTGCCGTATTGGGTATATTAATGATGAATATCCAGGCATTCTCGATGCCTCTGACCGCCTATGGTAACCCGACCAGTTATGGCGAGTTTTCTGACACCAATGTGTTAGCGTATTTATTCACTCACCTGCTTTTCGACCTTAAGTTTATGAGTATCTTTTCAACCTTGTTTGGCGTCGGTATAGCGATTTTTTGTGAGCGTGTTTCACAGCGAGAAGGCAGTGCTGGTCGCCGCCATTATCGACGCATGGGATGGTTGTTATTATTTGGACTCATCCATGCTTACTTCATTTGGTGGGGCGATATTCTAACGGCTTATGCGTTGGCCGGATGCCTTAGTTATTTAATGCTAAAGTCGACACAGAAAACCTTGTTAATCACTGCCGCGGGTTTGTTAGCGTTCTATTCGGCGTTTATGCTGTTGCAGGGATTAGTCATCCCTATTTTGCCAGAAGAGGAGGTTGCAAAAAGTATTCTACCCATGTGGCAGCCAACGGCAGAAGCTTTGGCTGAAGAATTAAATGCCTATCAAGGAACTTGGTACGAGTCGTTTGTTTTTAGAGTCGAGCAGACGCTAACGTTACAACCCTATTTGATTTTTTATTTACCGAGAATCATCGCCTTAAACTTAATTGGAATAGTGCTCTATCGCAGTGGCTTTTTTACGTTTGAGTGGCGAAAATCGACCTACCTGCTTTGGGCAATGGGTGGCATTGTCTGTGGTAGTTTGCTAACGGCGTTCGGTATTCAACAAAACTTTGCGCACAACTTTCATTGGTCATTTTCGATGGCTCATGGAATGCAGTTCAACTATTGGGGTAGCCTGTTCACCGCAATGGGATACTTGGCGTTATTCATGCTGATTTCTCAAACCTCTTCTGGGTTAGTCTCGCGTGGACTGCAAAGTGTTGGCCGTATGGCATTTACTAATTATATTTTGCAGTCTTTGCTGGCAACGACACTATTTTATGGCTTTGGTTTCGGATATTTTGGCCAAGTGGAACGACCGGAGCTCATTATGATTACTTTGGGAATTTGGTTAGTGATCGTCATTTTTTCGGTCATTTGGTTGCGAACATTTACTCAAGGCCCGTTAGAGCTTCTTTGGCGAAAATTAACCTATGGTGTTAGCTCGAAGCCGATGAACATCACTTAA
- a CDS encoding methyltransferase domain-containing protein: protein MSDSLEVLTQIIRQGEALVDCRSRSEFIEQHCMGSVNIPASTLFDRMHELPVKSATIHLILDQSSQASALQFFNERHFKIGHQFDWCALTSLSHFMASSLLETGAENTKFWRPAPFIEQAIQNLTTECDSQKQILDVACGSGRDAIYLAMLGHQVYGVDYSATALARAQRTAEHYETQAHWAQLDLEKELASTGHIQLPNDFPAAFDLVIVCRYLHRPLLPLIKGWLKPGGVVAYQTFLVGCEKISSPRNPNFLLEPGELASVFSDFTIKRNAVEWLADGRPMSAFVAQKPYNV, encoded by the coding sequence ATGAGCGATAGTTTAGAGGTATTGACTCAAATCATTCGACAAGGCGAGGCACTCGTAGACTGTCGAAGTCGGTCAGAATTTATTGAGCAACATTGCATGGGCAGCGTTAATATTCCTGCCTCAACGCTGTTTGATCGAATGCACGAGTTACCCGTAAAAAGTGCGACGATTCATCTCATTCTAGATCAATCGTCACAAGCGAGTGCGCTGCAGTTTTTTAACGAACGACATTTTAAAATCGGTCATCAATTTGATTGGTGCGCGTTAACCTCGTTGTCACATTTTATGGCCTCTAGTTTGCTCGAAACGGGAGCTGAAAACACTAAGTTTTGGCGGCCAGCACCTTTTATAGAGCAGGCTATTCAAAACCTAACGACCGAATGCGATTCTCAAAAGCAGATTCTTGATGTTGCTTGCGGAAGCGGTCGCGATGCCATTTATCTAGCGATGCTCGGTCATCAAGTTTATGGTGTCGATTATTCTGCAACCGCGCTGGCGCGAGCGCAACGCACAGCGGAGCATTACGAGACACAAGCTCACTGGGCCCAGCTGGATTTAGAAAAGGAATTAGCCAGTACTGGTCACATTCAACTGCCTAATGACTTTCCGGCAGCATTCGATCTCGTTATTGTCTGTCGTTATTTACACCGACCATTGTTGCCACTGATAAAAGGTTGGTTGAAGCCTGGAGGAGTAGTGGCTTATCAAACCTTTTTGGTAGGCTGCGAAAAGATTTCATCACCGAGAAACCCGAACTTTCTATTGGAACCCGGTGAATTAGCAAGCGTATTCAGTGACTTTACGATTAAGAGGAATGCGGTTGAGTGGCTTGCTGATGGTCGGCCGATGTCAGCATTTGTTGCACAAAAGCCTTACAATGTATAA
- a CDS encoding serine hydrolase produces MSLQTKSTIKQRFILTPLLLLLTSIGLHAAEDDAEKNSKPAKDIQELSSRIETILKETNTPGAAISIVDKQGERLVAGFGDANVEEERKASAETLFRIGSVSKMFVALAALQLQEKGLLDLNAKVSDLVPDVEFTNPWEETDPVRVVHLLEHTAGWDDIHLTEFANNDPSPLTLKQGLAFHPHSRVSRWRPGERMSYSNSGPPVVAYIIESITGESFEDYVQKNLFDALDMSSATYRQPQNEFLTAALYSAGKPVDYWHILMRPSGAVNASARDMAKLLSMLIHQGEFNGERILSKESLRRMERPTSSLAVKSGMTTGYGLANYTSLFKNFVFHGHNGGVEGGIAELAYENTIGVGYSIILNSDKGETLKQISQEIKRYITFGHSGPKRPETTSLDAETVQRYDGYYLPVNPRQQVAYFMDPLTGTVRFQVSTDKIIVNENSEKAYFPINNKLLRQQEHSRASMALLEDDSGPVIQQGTRYFQKIAYWKVLLLKSFFWLFLALIVAHLIWFWIWLVRRLMKSIAAGPATRIRIPPFIAALSVVLFMIFIIVAEGSGVLQTLGNPTMTAWLLCGSTLLFALASVASVIACIRYWQYDINIVTRYFCALSSFVFFVATAYLLWFGVIGLRTFA; encoded by the coding sequence ATGAGCCTCCAGACTAAGTCAACGATCAAACAACGGTTTATTTTGACACCACTGCTATTGCTTCTGACCTCTATTGGATTGCATGCAGCTGAGGATGACGCAGAAAAAAATTCGAAACCGGCAAAAGATATTCAAGAACTGTCCAGTCGTATAGAAACAATTTTGAAAGAAACAAATACACCGGGTGCAGCGATATCTATTGTAGATAAGCAAGGTGAAAGACTGGTTGCCGGTTTTGGCGATGCAAATGTCGAAGAAGAAAGAAAAGCATCAGCTGAAACCTTATTCCGAATTGGTTCAGTCTCGAAGATGTTTGTTGCATTAGCGGCTTTACAGTTACAAGAAAAAGGACTGCTTGATTTAAATGCGAAGGTTAGCGATCTCGTTCCGGACGTTGAGTTTACTAATCCTTGGGAAGAGACCGATCCTGTTCGCGTTGTTCACCTGTTAGAGCACACTGCTGGATGGGATGACATTCATTTAACGGAATTTGCCAATAACGACCCAAGCCCACTGACTTTGAAGCAAGGGTTGGCGTTTCATCCACACTCCCGGGTCTCAAGATGGCGACCAGGTGAACGTATGTCCTATTCTAATTCAGGGCCTCCAGTGGTTGCTTACATTATTGAAAGTATTACGGGAGAGTCGTTTGAAGATTATGTGCAAAAAAATCTATTCGATGCTTTAGACATGAGCAGTGCAACCTATCGACAGCCACAAAATGAGTTTTTAACAGCAGCGCTGTACAGTGCAGGCAAACCAGTCGACTACTGGCACATATTGATGCGACCGTCAGGTGCCGTCAATGCTTCGGCGCGTGACATGGCAAAGTTGTTGAGTATGTTAATCCATCAGGGAGAGTTTAATGGCGAGCGTATTTTAAGCAAAGAGAGTCTTCGTCGGATGGAGCGACCAACCAGTTCCTTAGCCGTAAAAAGTGGCATGACGACGGGGTATGGTCTCGCTAATTATACGTCGTTGTTTAAGAACTTTGTCTTTCATGGTCACAATGGTGGAGTAGAAGGTGGCATTGCTGAACTTGCCTATGAGAATACCATTGGCGTTGGCTATTCAATCATTCTTAACAGCGACAAAGGTGAAACACTTAAGCAGATCAGTCAAGAAATTAAACGCTACATCACTTTCGGACATTCTGGACCAAAGCGACCAGAAACGACGAGTCTCGATGCCGAAACCGTACAGCGTTATGACGGTTATTATTTGCCAGTCAATCCGCGACAACAAGTGGCTTATTTTATGGATCCGTTAACCGGCACCGTGCGGTTCCAAGTTAGTACCGATAAAATTATCGTGAATGAGAACAGTGAAAAAGCTTACTTTCCTATCAATAATAAATTATTGCGACAACAAGAGCACAGTCGAGCAAGTATGGCTTTACTGGAAGATGACAGTGGACCTGTGATTCAACAAGGGACTCGATATTTTCAAAAGATTGCCTATTGGAAAGTGCTTTTGCTGAAATCGTTTTTTTGGTTATTCCTAGCCCTTATCGTGGCACATCTCATCTGGTTTTGGATCTGGCTCGTTCGCCGGTTGATGAAGTCTATTGCAGCAGGGCCTGCCACACGGATCAGAATACCGCCGTTTATCGCGGCACTTTCGGTTGTACTTTTTATGATTTTTATTATCGTTGCAGAAGGCAGTGGCGTATTGCAAACCTTGGGTAATCCGACCATGACGGCATGGTTACTGTGCGGGTCCACCCTTTTATTCGCTTTAGCCAGTGTTGCATCGGTTATCGCGTGCATTCGCTATTGGCAATATGACATTAATATCGTCACGCGTTACTTTTGTGCATTGTCCAGCTTCGTTTTTTTCGTCGCGACTGCGTACCTACTTTGGTTTGGCGTTATCGGACTGCGCACGTTTGCGTAA
- a CDS encoding pseudouridine synthase: MEVSILEETLDWLAINKPIDSSIHSEQGVGLIAELKHRLNLEFLAPVHRLDKVTSGVLLLAKNSQAAAQLSQQFADREVNKIYIALTEGKPNKKQGCIKGDMEPARNGNWMLTRKCSNPAITYFYSLGYQHGVRLALLKPVTGKTHQLRVAMKSNGAPILGDTRYGKKDNASDRCYLHHYCLTFNDHGQRHQIKAPFLSGRYFLETELHTLIEEQLEKVGW, translated from the coding sequence ATGGAGGTGTCGATACTTGAAGAGACTTTAGATTGGCTCGCTATTAATAAGCCTATCGATTCTTCAATACATAGCGAACAAGGTGTTGGCCTAATCGCAGAGCTTAAGCATCGGCTTAATTTGGAGTTCTTAGCACCCGTACATCGATTAGATAAAGTCACCTCGGGTGTCCTTCTTTTAGCGAAAAATAGTCAAGCTGCGGCACAATTGTCGCAGCAATTCGCCGATCGAGAGGTCAATAAAATTTACATAGCTTTAACTGAAGGGAAGCCGAATAAAAAACAAGGGTGTATTAAGGGCGATATGGAGCCTGCGAGAAATGGTAACTGGATGTTGACCCGCAAGTGTTCAAATCCGGCGATTACGTATTTTTATAGTCTGGGCTATCAACATGGTGTGCGCCTTGCTTTGCTGAAGCCTGTGACGGGTAAAACACATCAACTGAGAGTGGCGATGAAAAGTAATGGCGCACCAATTTTAGGAGATACTCGCTATGGCAAAAAAGACAATGCCAGCGATCGCTGCTATTTGCATCACTATTGTTTGACGTTTAACGATCATGGCCAACGCCATCAGATTAAGGCTCCGTTTCTCAGTGGCCGTTATTTTTTAGAGACTGAACTACACACTCTAATTGAAGAGCAGCTTGAAAAGGTAGGGTGGTAA
- a CDS encoding DsrE family protein — MKSHCLYLIVTLVIACGVSASDNKFNTGPLIKQYGPNATVETTFKFPETTGFKVAFDLADAGPDDDVNRRINSLARFLNMHVQAGVNPDNIELALVVHGKALHDLLNDQASKNKLSRRNPNKPLIEELMKHNVSFIVCGQSSTYYDIANDEFLPGVKVALSAMTAHALLQQQGYTLNPF; from the coding sequence ATGAAAAGTCATTGTTTATATTTAATCGTCACTCTTGTTATTGCCTGCGGTGTATCTGCGTCGGACAATAAATTTAACACCGGACCTTTGATTAAACAGTATGGACCGAACGCAACGGTTGAAACGACTTTTAAATTTCCCGAAACAACAGGGTTCAAAGTCGCTTTTGATCTCGCTGATGCAGGACCCGATGACGACGTTAATCGACGAATCAATTCTCTCGCGCGCTTTCTTAATATGCATGTTCAAGCGGGCGTCAATCCAGACAATATTGAATTAGCTTTGGTTGTGCATGGTAAGGCTTTGCATGACTTATTGAATGACCAAGCGTCGAAAAATAAGCTTTCTCGTCGCAATCCAAACAAGCCTTTAATTGAGGAATTAATGAAGCATAATGTGTCGTTTATTGTATGCGGCCAATCGTCGACTTATTACGACATTGCGAATGATGAGTTTCTACCGGGTGTGAAAGTTGCTTTATCTGCAATGACCGCTCATGCTCTATTGCAACAACAAGGCTATACCCTGAATCCATTTTAA
- a CDS encoding Kelch repeat-containing protein: MQRREFLTLVLGSAATGCLASSNWRTAVPLPLATQEIYPVLHDDLLVVAGGLSRSNAGELVMSDKVFGFPFLATQAKPVEWIELPNLPQPSHHVMLQSLNQRLFALSGFSANNSGQWSASTRVLELRGNAWTSLASMPFPLCETVSAIHQGRIHLATGRRPTALKNSQWKDHNDVAEHLIFDVANNEWSVGTAAPTARNSAAAAVVNHHWHIIGGRTVAGGNLATHEVYDFDSKKWDVRAPLPDAQGGLAAAAVNNNLYVFGGEYFTQGGGVYSAVWCYDTTTDRWEKVSEMPVPRHGLGAIAVEDEIYVIAGAAKAGANQTSKRVSIFKP, translated from the coding sequence ATGCAGCGTCGAGAGTTTTTAACGTTAGTGTTAGGCAGTGCTGCGACGGGTTGTCTGGCATCATCGAATTGGCGCACTGCAGTTCCGCTACCCTTGGCGACTCAAGAAATCTATCCGGTTTTGCATGATGACTTATTAGTGGTCGCCGGAGGATTATCTCGTTCGAATGCTGGTGAACTAGTTATGTCAGATAAGGTTTTCGGCTTCCCATTCTTGGCAACGCAAGCCAAACCGGTTGAATGGATAGAGTTACCCAATTTACCGCAGCCGAGCCATCATGTTATGTTGCAGAGTCTCAACCAACGCCTATTTGCGCTAAGCGGATTTTCTGCGAACAACAGCGGGCAATGGTCAGCCAGCACTCGCGTTTTAGAGTTGCGAGGAAACGCATGGACATCATTAGCATCGATGCCTTTTCCATTGTGCGAAACGGTTTCTGCCATCCATCAAGGTCGCATTCATTTAGCAACGGGCCGACGTCCAACCGCCTTAAAAAATAGTCAGTGGAAAGATCATAACGACGTTGCTGAGCATTTAATCTTTGATGTTGCGAACAATGAATGGTCTGTTGGTACGGCAGCACCAACCGCGCGAAACAGTGCGGCGGCTGCAGTGGTCAATCATCATTGGCATATTATTGGTGGTCGTACGGTCGCTGGCGGCAATCTAGCAACGCATGAAGTGTATGACTTCGATTCGAAAAAATGGGACGTCCGAGCGCCATTACCTGACGCGCAAGGAGGTCTTGCCGCTGCCGCTGTGAATAACAATCTGTATGTCTTTGGTGGTGAATATTTTACTCAAGGTGGCGGAGTCTATTCTGCCGTTTGGTGCTATGACACAACGACCGATCGTTGGGAAAAAGTGAGTGAGATGCCGGTGCCTCGACATGGATTAGGGGCCATCGCGGTCGAAGATGAGATTTATGTTATTGCCGGCGCCGCCAAAGCAGGAGCAAATCAAACGAGTAAGCGAGTCAGTATTTTTAAACCCTAA